A genomic segment from Zonotrichia albicollis isolate bZonAlb1 chromosome 21, bZonAlb1.hap1, whole genome shotgun sequence encodes:
- the IER5L gene encoding immediate early response gene 5-like protein gives MLRGRRRMECTLDAQSLISISLRKIHSSRTQRGGIKLHKNLLVSYVLRNARQLYLSERYAELYRRQQHYPDGAPLLAMPACPPPAAAAPPELAALPLPADTQDREARSCGAARGGAELLEVPVCAVPPEMQRAPCRDSSPGFYRAAGSAGPGGGGSSAAPGLLYAAGCDFGSGGAPHCSSRTTVLDLDTHVVTTVENGYLHQDCCSQCPCCCQPAPGLASPPPAPGTKRKYYPGQEEEEEGVEEGEPGGGGVAGGPPFAPCTKRARFEEYSAEHPQDSSNISNLISIFGSGFTGLVSRQQADSEQPLNGQLCSKQALASLGAWTRAIVAF, from the coding sequence ATGCTGAGGGGCCGGAGGAGGATGGAGTGCACCCTCGATGCGCAGAGTTTGATCAGTATTTCCCTGCGGAAGATCCACAGCTCCCGCACGCAGCGAGGCGGCATCAAGCTCCACAAGAACCTGCTCGTCTCCTATGTGCTCCGCAACGCCCGGCAGCTCTACCTGAGCGAGCGCTACGCCGAGCTCTACCGCCGCCAGCAGCACTACCCCGACGGCGCCCCGCTCCTCGCCATGCCCGCCtgcccgccgcccgccgccgccgccccgccggaGCTGGCGGCGCTCCCGCTGCCCGCCGACACGCAGGACCGCGAGGCGCGGAGCTGCGGGGCTGCGCGGGGCGGCGCGGAGCTGCTGGAGGTGCCGGTGTGCGCCGTGCCCCCGGAGATGCAGCGAGCGCCCTGCAGAGACTCGTCCCCGGGCTTCTACCGGGCCGCCGGCAGCGCCGGTCCCGGCGGCGGGGGCAGCAGCgcggccccggggctgctctaCGCCGCCGGCTGTGACTTcgggagcggcggggccccGCACTGTAGCAGCCGCACCACGGTGCTGGATTTGGACACTCACGTCGTGACCACGGTGGAGAACGGGTACTTGCACCAGGACTGCTGCTCGCAgtgcccctgctgctgccagccggCACCGGGGCTCGCCTCCCCGCCGCCCGCGCCCGGCACCAAGCGCAAGTATTACccggggcaggaggaggaagaggagggggtgGAGGAAGGGGAGCCGGGGGGAGGCGGGGTGGCGGGCGGCCCCCCCTTCGCCCCGTGCACCAAACGCGCCCGCTTCGAGGAGTACAGCGCCGAGCACCCCCAGGACTCTTCCAACATCTCCAACTTGATCTCCATCTTCGGCTCCGGTTTCACGGGGCTGGTGAGCCGGCAGCAGGCGGACTCGGAGCAGCCCCTCAACgggcagctgtgcagcaagCAGGCGCTGGCGAGCCTGGGAGCCTGGACTCGGGCCATCGTCGCGTTTTAG